In Hamadaea flava, a genomic segment contains:
- a CDS encoding DUF2127 domain-containing protein has protein sequence MDWNLRSCGRRGHETYAPTEPELRERLHAETPIGRAWRCLRCGDFVVGEPKAEGPASDAPIVLRGRALRDTVILRLLAVERFAKGLAVLLAAYGVFRFRSHQDAVQRAFHEDLPLLEPIAQKINYNLEDSSIVHTLRTVIEAQSNWLLWIALGLILYGALQLIEGTGLWLLKRWGEYFAVVATSLFIPIEIYELTERVTWVRIGALVINIAAVVYILVSKRLFGLRGGKAAYEAERHETSLLEVEEAAA, from the coding sequence GTGGACTGGAACCTGCGATCGTGTGGTCGCCGGGGGCACGAGACGTACGCCCCGACCGAGCCTGAGCTGCGTGAACGGCTGCACGCCGAGACCCCGATCGGGCGTGCCTGGCGGTGTCTGCGCTGCGGCGATTTCGTGGTCGGCGAGCCGAAGGCCGAAGGCCCGGCGAGCGACGCTCCCATCGTGCTGCGGGGCCGGGCACTGCGCGACACCGTAATCCTGCGACTACTCGCCGTTGAACGGTTCGCCAAGGGATTGGCGGTTTTGCTGGCTGCGTACGGGGTGTTCCGGTTCCGTAGCCATCAGGACGCGGTGCAGCGCGCCTTCCACGAGGATCTGCCGCTGCTGGAACCGATCGCCCAGAAAATCAACTACAACCTCGAAGATTCGTCCATTGTGCACACTTTGCGGACGGTCATCGAGGCGCAGTCGAACTGGCTGCTCTGGATCGCCCTCGGTCTGATCCTCTACGGTGCCCTGCAACTGATCGAAGGCACCGGACTGTGGCTGCTCAAGCGATGGGGCGAATACTTCGCGGTCGTCGCGACGTCGCTGTTCATCCCGATCGAGATCTACGAACTGACCGAACGCGTGACCTGGGTGCGGATCGGGGCGCTCGTCATCAACATCGCGGCCGTCGTCTACATCCTCGTCTCCAAGCGGCTGTTCGGGCTTCGTGGGGGCAAGGCGGCGTACGAGGCTGAGCGGCACGAGACCAGCCTGCTGGAGGTCGAAGAGGCGGCCGCCTGA
- a CDS encoding septal ring lytic transglycosylase RlpA family protein, which produces MAGRHAAGKTTPKDHESRTTQSQYLARHALNRRRRQLVVPLATATALTVAAIGAAGLAQANGPAKNPETPSKAENAETPLHETEVASRSESRPTPKPSPTKKKPKVSGTCGASFYDVGQGTASGERFDPSQLTAAHKTWKFGTRVRVTNPRNGRSVVVRINDRGPYIDGRCIDLSRAAFASIENPGRGVMTVRYEVIA; this is translated from the coding sequence GTGGCCGGCAGACATGCCGCAGGAAAGACCACCCCCAAGGATCACGAATCCCGCACAACGCAGTCGCAGTACTTGGCCCGGCACGCGTTGAACCGCCGCCGTCGCCAGCTCGTGGTTCCCCTCGCCACCGCCACCGCCCTCACGGTGGCCGCCATCGGCGCTGCCGGTCTCGCTCAGGCGAACGGGCCGGCGAAGAATCCGGAGACGCCGTCGAAGGCCGAGAACGCCGAGACTCCCCTGCACGAGACCGAGGTCGCGTCGCGGTCGGAGAGCCGGCCGACCCCCAAGCCGTCGCCCACGAAGAAGAAGCCGAAGGTCTCCGGCACGTGCGGCGCGAGCTTCTACGACGTCGGTCAGGGTACGGCCAGCGGCGAGCGCTTCGATCCGTCGCAGTTGACCGCAGCACACAAGACGTGGAAGTTCGGCACTCGCGTACGCGTGACCAACCCGCGCAATGGCAGGTCTGTCGTCGTACGCATCAACGACCGGGGTCCGTACATCGACGGGCGCTGCATCGACTTGTCGCGGGCGGCGTTCGCCTCGATCGAGAACCCGGGCCGGGGTGTCATGACGGTCCGCTACGAGGTCATCGCGTAG
- a CDS encoding dioxygenase family protein, protein MNFPYDRFLAQAAPLSQEQRVWTPEDGPMPALYLGHGAPPLLDDDLWMSQLFGWMQEMPKPKAVLIVSAHWEHAPLSISGTAAGTPLVYDFGGFERRFYEMTYPTPDASELGRKVAALLPDGEDLHEHRSRGLDHGAWVPLKVMLPLADVPVVQLSLPTQDPAKLLDLGRRLAPLREEGVLVVGSGFMTHGLPFLRRSDFTPGNPPPGWSKDFDEWAADALGRGDVDTLAAYASKAPGMPYAHPTVDHYIPLFVTMGAAAQPDTPVETTIEGYFLGLSKRSFQVR, encoded by the coding sequence ATGAACTTCCCGTACGACCGCTTTCTCGCCCAGGCCGCACCGCTGAGCCAGGAGCAGCGCGTCTGGACTCCCGAGGACGGGCCGATGCCCGCCCTGTACCTCGGCCACGGCGCGCCGCCGCTGCTCGACGACGACCTCTGGATGAGCCAGCTGTTCGGGTGGATGCAGGAGATGCCGAAGCCGAAGGCTGTCCTCATCGTCAGCGCGCACTGGGAGCATGCCCCGCTGAGCATCTCCGGCACAGCCGCCGGTACGCCGCTCGTCTACGACTTCGGCGGCTTCGAGCGCCGGTTCTACGAGATGACCTACCCGACGCCGGACGCGAGCGAACTGGGCCGCAAGGTGGCCGCGCTGCTGCCCGACGGCGAAGACCTGCACGAGCACAGGAGCCGCGGCCTCGACCACGGTGCGTGGGTGCCGCTGAAGGTCATGCTGCCGCTGGCGGACGTACCCGTCGTGCAATTGAGCCTGCCGACCCAGGATCCAGCCAAGCTGCTCGACCTCGGACGGCGGCTCGCTCCGCTTCGAGAGGAAGGCGTACTGGTCGTCGGATCGGGATTCATGACCCATGGCCTGCCGTTCCTGCGCCGCTCCGACTTCACCCCGGGCAACCCGCCGCCCGGCTGGTCGAAGGACTTCGACGAATGGGCGGCCGACGCGCTCGGCCGGGGTGACGTGGACACTCTGGCGGCGTACGCCTCCAAGGCGCCGGGCATGCCGTACGCACACCCGACGGTGGACCACTACATCCCGTTGTTCGTGACGATGGGCGCGGCGGCTCAGCCGGATACGCCGGTCGAGACCACGATCGAGGGGTACTTCCTCGGACTGTCGAAGCGGTCGTTCCAGGTCCGCTGA
- a CDS encoding nucleoside/nucleotide kinase family protein: MLDHLLPRVLELVAAKPNRVIVGLAGPPGAGKTTLARDLWQALIAHGITSAIVPMDGYHLANEELRRLGRSNRKGAPDTFDADGYLALLWRLCTQSQSTVYAPSFDHVLNEPIAGSIPIAPSDRVIVTEGNYLLLDEEPWAGIRALLDLSVYVDVESSAERVEGLIERQLAKGLEVRAAEDWVLRSDEANAHLIATRSATADVTVTR, translated from the coding sequence GTGCTCGATCACCTGCTGCCGCGCGTACTGGAGCTTGTCGCCGCCAAGCCGAACCGGGTGATCGTCGGCCTCGCGGGGCCACCGGGGGCCGGTAAGACGACGCTCGCCCGCGACCTCTGGCAGGCATTGATCGCGCACGGCATCACCAGCGCGATCGTTCCGATGGACGGCTACCACCTGGCGAACGAGGAGCTACGCCGGTTGGGCCGGTCCAACCGCAAGGGCGCGCCGGACACGTTCGACGCCGACGGCTACCTGGCGTTGCTCTGGCGCCTGTGTACGCAGTCCCAGTCCACGGTGTACGCGCCGTCGTTCGATCACGTCCTCAACGAGCCGATCGCGGGATCGATCCCGATCGCGCCCAGCGACCGCGTCATCGTCACCGAGGGCAATTACCTGCTGCTCGACGAGGAACCCTGGGCGGGCATACGCGCACTGCTGGACCTCTCGGTCTATGTGGACGTCGAATCGTCCGCCGAACGCGTCGAGGGCCTCATCGAGCGCCAACTGGCCAAGGGGCTCGAAGTGAGGGCGGCCGAGGACTGGGTGCTACGCAGCGACGAGGCGAACGCGCACCTCATCGCCACCCGAAGCGCCACCGCCGACGTCACCGTCACCCGCTGA
- a CDS encoding TetR/AcrR family transcriptional regulator yields the protein MSRRPADVRLDELLRTAVDVIVERGLANTRTGDVARAAGVSQALVFYHFSTKDALLAQAFAYAAERDLAGLDQVASSAVPPAEKVRQIIDLYAPAGRSKAWALWIDGWSEALRNESLEAVSRRLYLRWKEALAEAIAAGVADGSFTCADPVKAAWRITSLIDGLAVQLTVHPSLLDRSTALDWIAESVTTELGPPL from the coding sequence GTGAGCCGCCGACCCGCCGACGTACGCCTCGACGAGTTGCTCCGCACAGCGGTGGACGTCATCGTCGAGCGCGGGCTGGCCAATACGCGTACGGGGGATGTGGCGCGCGCCGCCGGAGTGAGCCAGGCGTTGGTGTTCTACCACTTCAGCACCAAAGACGCTCTGCTCGCCCAGGCCTTCGCGTACGCCGCCGAACGGGACCTCGCCGGGCTCGACCAGGTCGCTTCGTCAGCTGTTCCACCGGCCGAGAAGGTGCGCCAGATCATCGACCTGTACGCCCCAGCCGGAAGGTCGAAAGCCTGGGCATTGTGGATCGACGGCTGGTCGGAGGCACTGCGCAACGAGTCGCTGGAAGCGGTGTCGCGACGGCTGTACCTGCGCTGGAAGGAGGCGCTGGCCGAGGCGATCGCGGCCGGCGTCGCGGACGGGTCGTTCACCTGCGCCGACCCGGTCAAGGCAGCTTGGCGGATCACGTCGCTGATCGACGGGCTGGCCGTGCAGCTCACCGTGCACCCGTCGCTACTCGACCGGTCCACCGCGCTGGACTGGATCGCCGAATCCGTCACCACCGAACTCGGCCCCCCGCTCTAG
- a CDS encoding MarR family winged helix-turn-helix transcriptional regulator → MSSADRQIRSAVPGVSAEEAEFEQLMRRQAVMSMALGQAAAEVVGLNATQLNCLNLIALDGPLTAGQVAAGIGLTTASTTAILDKLEAEGHILRERDPHDRRRVTVTINMERGLTEISPLFIPLTLARTRLLGSHSPEETQLILEFVRKNTALLGEAIERLRAMSPRRKSS, encoded by the coding sequence ATGTCAAGCGCCGACCGTCAGATTCGGTCCGCCGTACCCGGCGTCTCGGCGGAGGAGGCTGAGTTCGAGCAGCTCATGCGCCGTCAGGCGGTCATGTCGATGGCGCTCGGTCAAGCCGCCGCGGAAGTCGTCGGCCTCAACGCGACCCAGCTGAACTGCCTCAACCTGATCGCCCTCGACGGCCCGCTCACCGCCGGTCAGGTCGCCGCCGGCATCGGCCTCACGACCGCCTCCACCACCGCGATCCTCGACAAACTCGAGGCCGAGGGGCACATCCTGCGCGAGCGCGATCCGCACGACCGCCGCCGAGTCACCGTCACGATCAACATGGAGCGTGGGTTGACCGAGATCTCGCCGCTGTTCATCCCGCTCACGCTCGCGCGTACGCGCCTGCTCGGCAGCCACTCACCCGAGGAGACCCAGCTCATCCTCGAGTTCGTGCGCAAGAACACGGCCCTGCTCGGCGAGGCCATCGAGCGGCTGCGGGCCATGTCGCCCCGCCGAAAATCCAGCTGA
- a CDS encoding CapA family protein codes for MRLRRFALLIVCFTVAACAPAAVENTAQTPAPTPAAEPGNPEVTLAFAGDVHFTARTLGVLADVGKLDPVAKMMADADVAMVNLETAVTTGGTAERKTFLFRSPPGAFAALKSAGIDVVTVANNHALDYGRVGLADTLADAATARMPVVGAGSSAASAFDHHLFSIRGTRIAVLGMSQVSELWQQWRATDDDSGIAMARDTTRAVNAVRQAAEAADVVVVYLHWGTEYQKCPSKEQRTLARQLADAGADVIVGTHAHVLQGDGWLDNAYVHYGMSNFVWWRNDAATNDTEVLRITVRSGRVASAAVVPAYINRTTGVPYAVGGSAASRILGVRSRATACSGLTPPAAP; via the coding sequence ATGCGCCTCCGCCGATTCGCCCTGCTCATCGTCTGTTTCACGGTCGCAGCCTGCGCCCCGGCCGCCGTCGAGAACACCGCTCAAACGCCCGCCCCGACACCGGCGGCCGAACCCGGGAACCCGGAGGTGACGCTCGCGTTCGCCGGCGACGTGCATTTCACGGCCAGAACTCTCGGCGTACTCGCTGATGTGGGAAAGCTGGACCCGGTCGCGAAAATGATGGCCGACGCGGACGTGGCGATGGTGAACCTCGAGACCGCAGTGACCACGGGCGGGACCGCGGAGCGCAAGACGTTCCTGTTCCGCTCGCCGCCCGGCGCGTTCGCCGCGCTGAAATCCGCGGGCATCGACGTGGTCACGGTCGCGAACAACCATGCGCTGGACTACGGCCGGGTCGGCCTCGCGGACACGCTCGCCGACGCCGCGACCGCGCGGATGCCTGTGGTGGGCGCGGGTTCGTCGGCGGCCTCGGCCTTCGACCACCACCTCTTCTCCATCAGGGGTACGCGCATCGCAGTGCTCGGCATGAGTCAAGTAAGTGAGCTGTGGCAGCAGTGGCGAGCCACCGACGACGACTCAGGCATCGCCATGGCGCGGGATACGACGCGCGCCGTCAATGCCGTACGCCAAGCCGCCGAAGCAGCCGACGTCGTCGTGGTCTACCTACATTGGGGTACGGAGTACCAGAAGTGCCCGTCGAAGGAACAGCGCACGCTCGCCCGGCAACTCGCCGACGCCGGCGCCGACGTCATCGTCGGTACGCACGCCCACGTGCTGCAAGGCGACGGGTGGCTGGACAACGCGTACGTGCACTATGGGATGAGCAACTTCGTATGGTGGCGCAACGACGCCGCGACCAACGACACCGAAGTACTCCGGATCACGGTGCGATCCGGGCGGGTTGCCTCGGCTGCTGTCGTTCCCGCGTACATCAACCGGACGACGGGGGTTCCCTATGCTGTCGGCGGCTCCGCCGCCTCGCGGATCCTCGGGGTCCGGTCGCGCGCCACCGCGTGCTCCGGGCTCACCCCTCCCGCCGCCCCCTGA
- a CDS encoding MFS transporter, with protein sequence MERLASHTTPAVSQDAEPTNDPRRWIALITMLSGAFMNLLDVSIANVALPSLRADLGASFSAVQWLLAGYTLAFAALLITGGRLGDMFGRKRLFLIGMIGFAVASALCGAAPTPGVLVGARILQGAAGALMVPQVLATIQVTFSPAERIKALGAFGATAGLGTVSGPLLGGVLIQADLFGWGWRSIFFINVAIAAIAVPIAFLVVRESRNTQAARLDLPGVVLVTAGLLLFVYPIVQGRENDWPLWGWLMMAAGLVVLAFFAWYERRRTSPLVPMTLFGRRSFTAGVLTGLAFFGGIASFFLVLTFYLQYGLGFTPLRAGLTTLPFSIGVGVLSVAATKLAPKLGRLTVMIGAAVMALGIGGVVYTIGEHGPRIESWQLIPAMAIAGAGMGLVVAPLADIILAGVDRKDAGSASGVINTAYQIGNALGIAVLGSIFVSLLGSQVGPAVDHVAPQIRAVVTVPAAQDAAIAGFETCLYDRVTADDTAVVPASCQAVTAAAATSPQTAGVAAAAATEARERVFGGATQRTLGWQLGLLALTLLLMTALPRGKGVHPGPPSA encoded by the coding sequence ATGGAACGTCTAGCGTCCCACACCACCCCGGCCGTGAGCCAGGACGCCGAACCGACCAACGATCCGCGCCGCTGGATCGCGCTCATCACCATGCTCAGCGGCGCGTTCATGAACCTGCTCGACGTCAGCATCGCCAACGTCGCGCTCCCCTCCCTGCGAGCCGACCTGGGTGCCAGCTTCTCCGCCGTGCAATGGCTGCTCGCGGGGTACACGCTGGCCTTCGCCGCGCTCCTGATCACCGGTGGGCGGCTGGGCGACATGTTCGGCCGCAAGCGGCTGTTCCTCATCGGCATGATCGGCTTCGCGGTCGCGTCCGCGCTGTGCGGGGCCGCTCCGACGCCGGGCGTACTGGTCGGCGCGCGCATCCTGCAGGGCGCCGCCGGTGCGCTGATGGTGCCGCAGGTCCTGGCCACCATCCAGGTCACCTTCTCCCCCGCCGAGCGCATCAAGGCCCTCGGCGCGTTCGGCGCCACCGCCGGCCTCGGCACCGTCTCCGGCCCGTTGCTGGGCGGCGTACTGATCCAGGCGGATCTGTTCGGGTGGGGATGGCGCTCGATCTTCTTCATCAACGTGGCCATCGCGGCGATCGCGGTGCCGATCGCCTTCCTGGTGGTACGCGAGTCGCGCAACACTCAGGCGGCACGTCTCGACCTGCCGGGCGTCGTCCTGGTGACCGCCGGGCTGCTGCTGTTCGTCTACCCGATCGTGCAGGGCCGGGAGAACGACTGGCCGCTCTGGGGTTGGCTGATGATGGCTGCCGGGCTGGTCGTGCTGGCCTTCTTCGCCTGGTACGAGCGCCGCCGCACGTCGCCGCTGGTGCCGATGACGCTGTTCGGCCGCCGGTCCTTCACCGCCGGAGTCCTGACCGGACTAGCGTTCTTCGGCGGGATCGCGTCCTTCTTCCTGGTGCTGACCTTCTACCTCCAGTACGGCCTCGGCTTCACCCCGCTGCGGGCAGGTCTGACCACGCTGCCGTTCTCCATCGGCGTCGGCGTGCTGTCGGTCGCCGCCACGAAGCTCGCCCCGAAGTTGGGCCGCCTCACCGTCATGATCGGCGCCGCCGTGATGGCGCTGGGCATCGGCGGGGTCGTCTACACCATCGGCGAGCACGGTCCCCGCATCGAGTCCTGGCAGCTCATCCCGGCCATGGCGATCGCCGGGGCAGGCATGGGCCTGGTCGTCGCCCCGCTCGCCGACATCATCCTGGCCGGCGTCGACCGGAAGGACGCGGGTTCGGCCTCCGGCGTCATCAACACGGCGTACCAGATCGGCAACGCGCTCGGCATCGCCGTGCTCGGCTCGATCTTCGTCAGCCTGCTCGGCAGCCAGGTCGGCCCGGCCGTCGACCACGTCGCGCCGCAGATCCGGGCCGTCGTCACGGTTCCGGCCGCGCAGGACGCTGCGATCGCCGGATTCGAGACCTGCCTGTACGACCGGGTGACCGCCGATGACACCGCTGTCGTGCCCGCCAGCTGCCAGGCCGTCACCGCCGCTGCGGCTACGTCGCCGCAGACGGCCGGGGTCGCCGCCGCGGCTGCCACGGAGGCCCGCGAGCGGGTGTTCGGTGGGGCGACCCAGCGCACGCTCGGCTGGCAGCTGGGTCTGCTCGCCCTCACGCTGCTGCTGATGACCGCGCTGCCCCGGGGCAAGGGCGTCCACCCCGGCCCACCCAGCGCCTGA
- a CDS encoding DUF2637 domain-containing protein, with product MTETPDRYSDRNAPQPAGGVSAIRAARQWPVFKPDKRSNFWINTLLTVVAIAASYGAALGQAGFAELYLGMHGPERYVVFLIIEATAVALMLLANQTALAGDSAGGLWTLVWIVTAGAVTMQVVHANAIGQPEAAMVYATASVLTVVLWRAKTRRSLRDRLRAAGMIEDPLPRYRPVRWVLRPRETFRAWYLALGEGVSDPATAMDMARADRLYHRSAKTAREALTRARRARQPLPDLTDQQHVVPPWRVTHPDARRFGVLPWHQHTPAQLAAAKETAPVQATPLPPAQVVRPQPPVQRPAQPIEQRPPSDRDEPLLPAPMPSFSAPDVFEPPISVPPPFSAPPQPERPVSAVPAELFRELREQMSSPREIREQTSPPREIRDQIPSPLAAATARTQGPLRQAVFTALDRIITDSDEGLMRGEIIGALVDQFPDDDPEQLERFFDQYTEEASMGRRPRRAAVG from the coding sequence GTGACCGAGACCCCCGACCGCTACTCGGATCGGAACGCCCCGCAACCCGCGGGTGGCGTCTCCGCCATCCGGGCCGCTCGTCAATGGCCCGTGTTCAAACCCGACAAGCGCAGCAACTTCTGGATCAACACGCTGCTGACGGTGGTGGCCATCGCCGCCTCCTACGGCGCCGCCCTCGGCCAGGCCGGTTTCGCCGAGCTGTATCTCGGCATGCACGGCCCCGAGCGGTACGTGGTCTTCCTCATCATCGAGGCGACCGCGGTGGCGTTGATGCTGTTGGCGAACCAGACCGCGCTGGCCGGTGACTCCGCAGGCGGCCTTTGGACGCTCGTGTGGATCGTCACCGCGGGTGCGGTCACGATGCAGGTCGTCCACGCCAACGCGATCGGCCAACCCGAGGCCGCGATGGTCTACGCGACCGCCTCCGTGCTGACGGTGGTGCTGTGGCGTGCCAAGACCCGCCGTTCGCTGCGGGACCGGCTACGCGCCGCGGGCATGATCGAGGACCCGTTGCCGCGCTACCGGCCGGTTCGCTGGGTGTTGCGCCCGCGCGAAACCTTCCGCGCCTGGTACCTCGCCCTCGGCGAAGGCGTCTCCGACCCGGCCACCGCCATGGACATGGCCCGCGCCGACCGGCTCTACCACCGTTCGGCCAAGACGGCCCGCGAGGCGCTCACCCGCGCCCGCCGCGCCCGCCAGCCGCTGCCCGACCTCACCGACCAGCAGCACGTGGTGCCGCCGTGGCGGGTCACTCACCCCGACGCGCGGCGCTTCGGCGTACTGCCCTGGCACCAGCACACCCCGGCCCAGCTCGCCGCGGCCAAGGAAACCGCGCCCGTCCAGGCCACGCCGCTTCCGCCAGCCCAAGTTGTACGCCCACAGCCGCCCGTGCAACGCCCGGCCCAGCCGATCGAGCAGCGCCCGCCGTCGGACCGCGACGAGCCGCTGCTGCCCGCGCCGATGCCGTCGTTCTCCGCGCCGGACGTGTTCGAACCACCGATCTCCGTCCCGCCGCCCTTCTCGGCTCCACCGCAGCCGGAGCGACCGGTGTCGGCGGTGCCGGCCGAACTGTTCCGCGAACTTCGCGAGCAGATGTCGTCGCCCCGCGAGATCCGTGAGCAGACGTCCCCGCCCCGCGAGATCCGGGACCAGATTCCGTCGCCGCTGGCGGCCGCCACCGCGCGTACGCAGGGCCCGTTGCGGCAGGCGGTGTTCACCGCGCTCGACCGGATCATCACCGACTCCGACGAGGGCTTGATGCGCGGCGAGATCATCGGCGCGCTGGTCGACCAGTTCCCCGACGACGACCCTGAGCAGCTCGAACGCTTCTTCGACCAGTACACCGAAGAAGCCTCGATGGGCCGACGACCCCGCCGAGCCGCAGTCGGCTGA
- a CDS encoding CapA family protein, whose product MTRIPLAALAAAVCLALAACNTAAPDPVASSSPSATPSSAAPSPSPSTKGPEPTITLAFAGDVHFTGKTASLLDNPATAVGPFAKQLSAADIAVVNLETAITTRGTPEPKEFHFRAPPKAYNALKAAGIDVASLGNNHALDYGRVGLADSLDAARAAGMPVIGAGRNEAEAYAPWVTTVKGVRIAILAMSQIHTLAESWAPSATRSGVAMSHDRARAVQAVRDAKAQADVVVVFMHWGVEGSNCPKAEMTSLAKALAGAGATMIIGTHAHVPLAGGYIGATYVHYGLGNFVWYTGGSDRPSSDTLVLNVTLTGSRITSTSVLPGIVTSSGQPAPATGSRLASVKSRLAGAARCSGLAASPS is encoded by the coding sequence GTGACGCGCATCCCCCTCGCCGCACTCGCCGCCGCCGTGTGCCTGGCTCTCGCCGCGTGCAACACCGCCGCCCCCGACCCGGTGGCCTCATCGTCGCCCTCGGCCACGCCCTCGTCGGCGGCCCCGTCGCCCAGCCCTTCGACGAAAGGCCCGGAACCGACGATCACCCTGGCCTTCGCCGGAGACGTGCACTTCACGGGCAAGACGGCGAGCCTGCTCGACAATCCGGCCACCGCCGTCGGCCCGTTCGCCAAGCAGCTTTCCGCCGCCGATATCGCCGTGGTCAACCTGGAGACGGCGATCACCACCCGCGGTACCCCCGAGCCGAAGGAGTTCCATTTCCGAGCGCCGCCCAAGGCGTATAACGCCTTGAAAGCGGCCGGGATCGACGTGGCGTCATTGGGCAACAATCACGCGCTGGACTATGGCCGCGTCGGCCTGGCCGACAGTCTGGACGCGGCCCGCGCGGCCGGCATGCCCGTGATCGGCGCCGGCCGCAACGAGGCTGAGGCTTACGCACCGTGGGTGACCACGGTCAAGGGCGTGCGCATCGCGATTCTCGCGATGTCCCAGATCCACACCCTCGCTGAATCCTGGGCCCCCAGCGCCACGCGGTCCGGCGTCGCCATGTCGCACGACCGGGCCCGTGCAGTTCAAGCGGTACGCGACGCGAAAGCGCAAGCGGACGTCGTCGTGGTGTTCATGCATTGGGGCGTCGAAGGCAGCAACTGCCCGAAGGCTGAGATGACCTCCCTGGCCAAAGCGCTCGCCGGGGCCGGCGCAACCATGATCATCGGTACGCACGCCCACGTACCCCTGGCCGGTGGCTACATCGGCGCGACCTACGTTCACTACGGGCTCGGAAACTTCGTCTGGTACACCGGCGGCTCGGACCGCCCCAGCTCGGACACCCTCGTGCTGAACGTCACCCTCACCGGTTCCCGAATCACCTCGACGTCCGTTTTGCCGGGCATCGTGACGTCTTCCGGACAGCCCGCCCCAGCCACCGGCAGCCGCCTGGCCTCGGTGAAATCACGGCTAGCGGGCGCGGCCCGATGCTCCGGATTAGCCGCATCCCCCTCGTGA